ACGGCGCCGTTACCAGCGGCGCGGCGGGCCGCGTCAGCCCGGGACGAACGGAGGCGCCTTCCACCAGAAGATCCTCCACGCGGAACGCATCCTGATCGCAGTCCTCCACCAGCGCACCGTATGCACCCGACAGGTACTCGCCGACCTCTTCGACGTCACCCCGCAGACCATCGGCACCATCTTCCGTGACCTCCGCCCCCTCCTGGAAGAAGACGGCCACCTCCCGACACCGGCCACGCCCTTCCGCACCGCAGCGGACCTCCTCGCCTCCGTCGCACCACCCGAAAACGCTCCGCAGAAGGCCGAATCACCACATTGATTCTTTACAAGCCCTCGGCGCCGCCCAGCGGTTCCTGTCCGCGTTCAGCGGCATCTCACCCCACTTCCGACCCCACCGCCACCTGATGACCGCCGCCACTACCGCGCCGAGATGACCACCCGCTTCGCCATCTGGGACCAGATCACCGGCGTCGCCGGCCTGCCTGCCGCGGCCTGAGCACGGAGCCGGAAGAACCCGGCCCACCACACCCGGACACGCCGTCAGGCACTCCCACACTCAACAACGTGACAGCACCGTCGTCACAGGTGGCGAGCAGTCGATGTACAGGTCGAATCCCATGCCCCTTCCTCCCTGGTATCGGGGATGTACGAGAGGCCTTCCCTCGCGCGTCCTGAACTCGCCCCGGTCAGACGGCCCCCACGGGTCCCGACGGCTCCCGTGAACTCGGCGAGCCGTTTTGCGCACGTACGGCGACTCGCACCACGCCCAGGATCCGTTCGAGGGGGAAATAGCCGAACGCCCGTGAGTCGAAGCTCGCCGACTGGTTGTCGCCCAGCAGTACGGCCATGCCGTTCGGTACCCAGTCCTCGGCCACGTCGGCGAGTGCCGGGACGCTCCGGCGCGGGACGGGGTCCCCGGGCAGGGCCACGACACGCTTGATCATCCACCGCCGCTGGGACACGAGGGACGGGGCCGCCTTCGTCGCGAGCGCCCGCTGTCTCCAGCCGCTGGTGCCGAACGGGGACTCGACGACTACCACCCTGCCGACCTTGAGCCGCGTGCCCCGGATGGCCAGCACCTGGTCACGGTCCTGGTAGGCCGGTTCCATGCTGACTCCGTTCACGGTGACGGCCACCAGACGGCGGGTGAGCGCGGCTGTGATGACCGCGGCGTGGTCAGCGATCATCGTCCGGCCGCCGCTTCCACCGGGTCGGCCGGGCCGACGGTGCCCGGGCCATGCTCGTCGTCCGTGTACCCGTCGGCCTGGAGGGCGAACAGGCGTGCGTACTCGCCCCCAGACCCGAGCAGTTCGCGGTGGCTTCCTTCCTCCTTTACCTGCCCGTCGCCGAGTACGGCGATCCGGTGCGCGTCGCGCACGGCGCTGAGCCGGTGTGAGATCAACAAGCTGGTGCGGTCTGCCCGGTGGCGGCGGATCGAGAGGTGGATCTCGTGCTCCGCCTCGGCGTCCAGTCCTGCGGAGGGTTCGTCGAGGATCATCAGGTCGCGTCCTTCGCGGATGAAGGCCCGGGCCAGTGCCAGGCGCTGGTGCTGGCCGCCCGAAAGCAGCGTTCCTGGCCGGTGTTCCTCTGCGGGAGCGTCGTGGTGGAAGGTGCGCGAGAGCATCGTGTCGTACCCCTGGGGCAGTTGGACGAGCTTCTCGTGCATGCCCGCCTTGGCCGCCGCGGCCTCGATCCGGTCGCGTTCCTCCAGCAGCCGCAGGTCACCGAGTCCGATGTTCTCGGCAGCGGTCATGTCGTAGTGCTGGAAGTCCTGGAAGAGCGTGCTCATCCGTGCGCGCAGCTCCACCGGATCGGCGTCGCGCAGGTCGACTCCGTCCCACAGCACGGCGCCGTGCGTGGGATCGTAGAAGCGGCACAGCAGCTTGACGAACGTGGACTTGCCGGCACCGTTCAGGCCGACCAGGGCCAGGGAACCACCGTGCGGGATGAACAGGTTCAGGCCACGCAGCACCCAGTCATGGTCCGGGGCGTAGCGGAACCAGACGTCGCGCAGTTCGATTCCGTGTCGCAGGGGTGTCAGCGGCACCGGCTCAGCGGCCACGGGAAGGTCGGGTTCGGCCTCGACGACCTCCAGGTAGTGGTCGAACATGAGCAGCGCGCGCTGGGACGCCGCGAGCTGGATCAACAGGCTGCCGAGCGAGCCCTGCACACCATCGACCGCCGCCACGAACATCGTGACCCCGCCGACCGTGAGGTCGCCGGTGTGGGCTGCGAACACCGCCCACACCAGACCGGCTCCGGAGACGAGGCAGGACAGCACTTCCAGGACGCTCTGCACTTTGGTCTGGCGTGCGTCCACGGACTGGGTGACGGCGTTGGCCGCCCGCCGCTCGGCTAGCACCCGCGACCGCAGGAAGTCACCGATCGCGAAGAGCCGGATCTCCTTCGCCGCGGTGGGTGCGGCGATCAACC
This Streptomyces sp. NBC_00376 DNA region includes the following protein-coding sequences:
- a CDS encoding S26 family signal peptidase gives rise to the protein MIADHAAVITAALTRRLVAVTVNGVSMEPAYQDRDQVLAIRGTRLKVGRVVVVESPFGTSGWRQRALATKAAPSLVSQRRWMIKRVVALPGDPVPRRSVPALADVAEDWVPNGMAVLLGDNQSASFDSRAFGYFPLERILGVVRVAVRAQNGSPSSREPSGPVGAV
- a CDS encoding ABC transporter ATP-binding protein, producing MRSLRRRVPASSEIGTGTGHTRSARRRVTAAVVLCATAAPWASAGYATLTLTSGLVPVLIAWMTKLLIDGLTHDADLRTLLIPALGYVLAAIIVGIGPLAARYLRGVVDREVGLLAQDRLFTAVGRHPGLGRLEDPAFLDRLRVAQDVGRTVAGQLADAALSAGRSLLTVTGFMVSLVALNPVMALVVLAAGVPSLVAQLALSRHQARAVLEVGRIERREDFYARLIAAPTAAKEIRLFAIGDFLRSRVLAERRAANAVTQSVDARQTKVQSVLEVLSCLVSGAGLVWAVFAAHTGDLTVGGVTMFVAAVDGVQGSLGSLLIQLAASQRALLMFDHYLEVVEAEPDLPVAAEPVPLTPLRHGIELRDVWFRYAPDHDWVLRGLNLFIPHGGSLALVGLNGAGKSTFVKLLCRFYDPTHGAVLWDGVDLRDADPVELRARMSTLFQDFQHYDMTAAENIGLGDLRLLEERDRIEAAAAKAGMHEKLVQLPQGYDTMLSRTFHHDAPAEEHRPGTLLSGGQHQRLALARAFIREGRDLMILDEPSAGLDAEAEHEIHLSIRRHRADRTSLLISHRLSAVRDAHRIAVLGDGQVKEEGSHRELLGSGGEYARLFALQADGYTDDEHGPGTVGPADPVEAAAGR